From bacterium, the proteins below share one genomic window:
- a CDS encoding glycosyltransferase family 4 protein, whose amino-acid sequence MKVALVHDWLTGMRGGEKVLELLLEPFPGAPLYTLLHVPGSVSPAIEAHPIRTAFIQRLPQAARRYRHYLPLFPAAIEGLDLGDYELVLSSSHCVAKGVRTAAGARHLCYCHAPMRYAWDQYEAYFGERRDFLGRFVLPRAMARLRAWDRRTAGRAQRYLANSENVRRKLIAFWGLPPERVRVLHPPVDTDFYTPGPPAAAAPAAAAGGDYYLIVSALVPYKRLDLALAAFRGGRRRLLVAGDGPDAARLRALAAGDPAIAFLGRLDDDALRALYRGARAFILPGEEDFGITPLEAQACGAPVIALGAGGALETVREGETGLFFAERSAESLRGALARLEARAWDPALARAQAERFAKARFREIFRRELADFLEGRW is encoded by the coding sequence ATGAAGGTGGCCCTGGTCCACGATTGGCTGACGGGGATGCGGGGCGGCGAGAAGGTGCTGGAGCTGCTCCTGGAGCCCTTCCCCGGCGCTCCCCTCTATACGCTGCTCCACGTGCCGGGCAGCGTCAGTCCGGCGATCGAGGCGCACCCGATCCGCACGGCCTTCATCCAGCGCCTGCCGCAGGCCGCGCGGCGGTATCGCCACTACCTGCCGCTTTTCCCCGCCGCCATCGAGGGCCTGGACCTGGGCGACTACGAGCTCGTCCTCTCCTCGAGCCACTGCGTGGCCAAGGGCGTGCGGACCGCGGCCGGCGCGCGCCACCTCTGTTACTGCCACGCGCCGATGCGCTACGCCTGGGATCAGTACGAGGCCTACTTCGGCGAGCGGCGGGACTTCCTGGGCCGCTTCGTCCTGCCGCGGGCGATGGCGCGGCTGCGCGCCTGGGACCGCCGCACGGCCGGTCGCGCCCAGCGCTACCTCGCCAACAGCGAGAACGTGCGGCGCAAGCTGATCGCGTTCTGGGGCCTGCCGCCCGAGCGCGTGCGCGTCCTCCACCCGCCGGTCGACACCGATTTCTACACGCCGGGGCCGCCCGCTGCGGCCGCGCCCGCCGCCGCGGCGGGAGGGGACTACTACCTGATCGTCTCCGCCCTCGTGCCCTACAAGCGCCTCGACCTCGCGCTGGCCGCCTTTCGCGGGGGCCGGCGGCGCCTGCTCGTCGCGGGCGACGGCCCGGACGCGGCGCGCCTGCGCGCGCTCGCAGCGGGCGACCCCGCGATCGCCTTCCTCGGCCGCCTGGACGACGACGCGCTGCGCGCTCTCTACCGCGGGGCGCGCGCCTTCATCCTGCCGGGCGAGGAGGACTTCGGCATCACGCCGCTCGAGGCGCAGGCCTGCGGCGCGCCCGTCATCGCGCTGGGGGCCGGCGGCGCCCTGGAGACCGTGCGCGAGGGCGAGACGGGGCTCTTCTTCGCCGAGCGCAGCGCGGAGAGCCTGCGGGGCGCCCTCGCGCGCCTGGAGGCGCGCGCCTGGGACCCGGCGCTGGCGCGCGCCCAGGCCGAGCGTTTCGCCAAGGCGCGCTTCCGGGAGATCTTCCGCCGCGAGCTGGCGGACTTCCTGGAGGGGCGCTGGTGA
- the rfbD gene encoding dTDP-4-dehydrorhamnose reductase, producing the protein MAVLVTGAEGMLGRRLVEEAARRGHRVIGLDRPGFELGRPEEAAAQIAAARPALVIHGAALTDVDGCEAQAALALAINGEASGAVAEAARRAGARCYYVSTDYVFDGLKTTPYLEDDRPHPASAYGRSKLLGETRVLAAGGSVIRLSWSFGPDGRNFVATIVGLLQQGRALTVVADQVGSPTYTRDAAAAILDLAAAGGEGVFHCCNAGETSWYGFARAIAAGIGRDPAQVSPCTTAEYPRPAPRPANSRLGGERLAALRGRSLPAWEDALARYLKEQAWLAN; encoded by the coding sequence ATGGCGGTGCTGGTCACCGGCGCCGAGGGCATGCTCGGGCGACGGCTGGTCGAGGAAGCGGCGCGCCGCGGGCACCGCGTGATCGGCCTGGATCGCCCCGGCTTCGAACTGGGGCGCCCGGAGGAGGCGGCGGCCCAGATCGCGGCGGCGCGGCCGGCGCTGGTGATCCACGGGGCGGCGCTGACGGACGTCGACGGCTGCGAGGCGCAGGCCGCGCTCGCGCTGGCGATCAACGGCGAGGCGAGCGGTGCCGTCGCCGAGGCCGCGCGGCGAGCCGGTGCGCGCTGCTACTACGTCAGCACGGACTACGTCTTCGACGGTCTCAAGACGACGCCCTACCTCGAGGACGATCGGCCGCACCCGGCCAGCGCCTATGGGCGCTCCAAGCTGCTCGGCGAGACGCGGGTGCTCGCCGCGGGCGGCAGCGTGATTCGCCTCAGCTGGTCCTTCGGGCCGGACGGGAGGAACTTCGTCGCCACCATCGTGGGGCTGCTGCAGCAGGGCCGCGCGCTGACGGTGGTCGCCGACCAGGTCGGCTCGCCCACCTACACGCGCGACGCGGCGGCGGCGATCCTCGACCTCGCCGCGGCCGGCGGCGAGGGCGTCTTCCACTGCTGCAATGCGGGGGAGACGAGCTGGTACGGCTTCGCGCGGGCGATCGCGGCGGGGATCGGCCGGGATCCGGCCCAGGTCAGCCCCTGCACCACGGCCGAGTATCCGCGGCCGGCGCCGCGGCCGGCGAACAGCCGCCTCGGCGGCGAGCGTTTGGCGGCGCTGCGCGGGCGCTCGCTGCCGGCCTGGGAGGACGCGCTCGCGCGCTACCTGAAGGAGCAGGCATGGCTGGCGAACTGA
- a CDS encoding SIS domain-containing protein, which produces MKAIYAEHLAGHRALFAQLDGLAPLVEAAGARLAAALAAGGSVWLAGNGGSAADAQHIAAEMEGRLERERPARAVHSLAANGSTLSSVGNDYGFEAIFARQIAGFVRPGDLVVLISTSGRSPNLLRAAEAARERGIGVIGLLGKGGGPLAALCEIAIVVPSEDTQWIQEAHALVGHVLCKLIDRLLPGPPPAGA; this is translated from the coding sequence CTGAAGGCGATCTACGCCGAGCACCTGGCCGGGCACCGCGCGCTCTTCGCGCAGCTGGACGGCCTGGCGCCCCTCGTCGAGGCGGCCGGCGCCCGTCTGGCGGCGGCGCTCGCGGCCGGCGGCAGCGTCTGGCTGGCCGGCAACGGCGGCAGCGCGGCCGACGCCCAGCACATCGCCGCCGAGATGGAGGGCCGCCTCGAGCGCGAGCGCCCCGCCCGCGCCGTGCACAGCCTGGCCGCCAATGGCTCCACGCTGAGCTCGGTGGGCAACGACTACGGCTTCGAGGCGATCTTCGCCCGCCAGATTGCGGGCTTCGTGCGGCCGGGCGACCTCGTCGTCCTCATCTCGACCAGCGGCCGGAGCCCGAACCTGCTGCGCGCCGCCGAGGCGGCGCGGGAGCGGGGTATCGGCGTCATCGGCCTGCTCGGCAAGGGCGGCGGGCCGCTGGCCGCGCTCTGCGAGATCGCGATCGTCGTCCCCAGCGAGGACACCCAGTGGATCCAGGAGGCACACGCGCTGGTCGGCCACGTGCTGTGCAAGCTGATCGATCGCCTGCTGCCGGGTCCCCCGCCCGCCGGAGCCTGA